A single Hippopotamus amphibius kiboko isolate mHipAmp2 chromosome 5, mHipAmp2.hap2, whole genome shotgun sequence DNA region contains:
- the UBE2D1 gene encoding ubiquitin-conjugating enzyme E2 D1 isoform X2 → MALKRIQKELSDLQRDPPAHCSAGPVGDDLFHWQATIMGPPDSAYQGGVFFLTVHFPTDYPFKPPKIAFTTKIYHPNINSNGSICLDILRSQWSPALTVSKVLLSICSLLCDPNPDDPLVPDIAQIYKSDKEKYNRHAREWTQKYAM, encoded by the exons GAATTAAGTGATCTACAGCGTGACCCACCTGCTCACTGTTCCGCTGGACCTGTGGGAGATGACT TGTTCCACTGGCAAGCAACTATTATGGGGCCT CCTGATAGCGCATATCAAGGTGGAGTCTTCTTTCTCACTGTACATTTTCCAACAGACTATCCTTTTAAACCAccaaag aTTGCTTTCACAACAAAAATTTACCATCCAAACATAAACAGTAATGGAAGTATTTGTCTTGATATCCTGAGGTCGCAATGGTCACCAGCTCTGACTGTATCAAAAG TTTTATTGTCCATATGTTCTCTGCTTTGTGACCCTAATCCAGATGACCCCTTAGTACCAGATATTGCACAAAtctataaatcagacaaagaaaa GTACAACAGACACGCAAGAGAATGGACTCAGAAATATGCAATgtaa
- the UBE2D1 gene encoding ubiquitin-conjugating enzyme E2 D1 isoform X1, with the protein MVTKINIEQSHCVILELSDLQRDPPAHCSAGPVGDDLFHWQATIMGPPDSAYQGGVFFLTVHFPTDYPFKPPKIAFTTKIYHPNINSNGSICLDILRSQWSPALTVSKVLLSICSLLCDPNPDDPLVPDIAQIYKSDKEKYNRHAREWTQKYAM; encoded by the exons GAATTAAGTGATCTACAGCGTGACCCACCTGCTCACTGTTCCGCTGGACCTGTGGGAGATGACT TGTTCCACTGGCAAGCAACTATTATGGGGCCT CCTGATAGCGCATATCAAGGTGGAGTCTTCTTTCTCACTGTACATTTTCCAACAGACTATCCTTTTAAACCAccaaag aTTGCTTTCACAACAAAAATTTACCATCCAAACATAAACAGTAATGGAAGTATTTGTCTTGATATCCTGAGGTCGCAATGGTCACCAGCTCTGACTGTATCAAAAG TTTTATTGTCCATATGTTCTCTGCTTTGTGACCCTAATCCAGATGACCCCTTAGTACCAGATATTGCACAAAtctataaatcagacaaagaaaa GTACAACAGACACGCAAGAGAATGGACTCAGAAATATGCAATgtaa
- the TFAM gene encoding transcription factor A, mitochondrial: MALLRGVWGVLSALGKSGADLCAGCGSRLRSPFSFANVPKWFSSSLSGYPKKPMTSYVRFSKEQLPIFKAQNPDAKNSELIKKIAEVWRELPDSEKKIYEDAYRADWQAYKEEIHRIQEQLTPSQMVSLEKEIMQKRLKKKALIKKRELTMLGKPKRPRSAYNIFISERFQEAKEGTSQVKLKTVNESWKNLSHSQKQVYIQLAEDDKVRYHNEMKSWEEQMVEVGRDDLIRRSMKYPAKNDPGKY; the protein is encoded by the exons ATGGCGCTTCTCCGGGGCGTGTGGGGCGTGCTGAGTGCTTTGGGAAAGTCGGGAGCCGACCTCTGCGCGGGCTGTGGCAGTCGACTGCGCTCTCCCTTCAG ttTTGCGAATGTACCAAAATGGTTTTCGTCCAGCTTGAGTGGTTATCCAAAGAAGCCTATGACTTCATACGTTCGATTTTCTAAAGAACAGCTACCCATATTTAAAGCTCAGAACCCAG atGCGAAAAATTCagaactaattaaaaaaatcGCCGAGGTGTGGAGGGAACTTCCTGATTCAGAGAAAAAG ATATATGAAGATGCTTACAGGGCAGACTGGCAGGCATACAAAGAAGAGATACACAGAATTCAAGAACAACTAACACCAAGTCAAATGGTAtctttggaaaaagaaatcatgCAGAAacgtttaaaaaagaaagcattaataaaaaagaga GAGTTAACAATGCTTGGAAAACCGAAGAGACCTCGCTCAgcttataacatttttatatctgAACGCTTTCAGGAAGCTAAGGAAGGTACATCACAG GTAAAGCTGAAAACTGTAAATGAAAGCTGGAAAAATCTCTCTCATTCTCAAAAGCAA GTATATATTCAACTTGCTGAAGATGACAAAGTTCGTTATCATAACGAAATGAAATCTTGGGAAGAACAAATGGTTGAAGTTGGACGAGATGATCTTATACGACGCTCAATGAAATACCCAGCAAAAAATGACCCTGGGAAGTATTAA